The following coding sequences are from one Musa acuminata AAA Group cultivar baxijiao chromosome BXJ1-6, Cavendish_Baxijiao_AAA, whole genome shotgun sequence window:
- the LOC135676899 gene encoding basic leucine zipper 61-like, with the protein MAQLPPKIPSNMSPNWPNLGHHAIPPSFLPIAPPLAPGSQPSWVDEFLDFSSAKRGNHRRSVSDSIAFLEHPLEGEGSDFDRFDDDQLMSMFSDDVPPSSLSGAVPASSSSTPSDHNSFNEDKPTDQKAKNESEEAQSACKEEPQAVAQPATGTETIVDPKRVKRILANRQSAQRSRVRKLQYISELERSVTTLQTEVSALSPRVAFLDHQRSLLTLGNSHLKQRIAALAQDKIFKDAHQEALKKEIERLRQVYHQQNLKKMAPPTSEPTVSTEKELLS; encoded by the exons ATGGCACAGCTACCTCCGAAGATCCCTAGCAACATGTCTCCAAACTGGCCCAACCTTGGCCACCATGCGATCCCTCCATCCTTCCTTCCGATCGCGCCGCCGCTCGCCCCGGGCTCTCAACCCTCCTGGGTCGACGAGTTCCTCGACTTCTCCTCCGCCAAGCGCGGCAACCACCGCCGCTCCGTCAGCGACTCCATCGCCTTCCTCGAGCACCCCCTCGAGGGCGAGGGCTCCGACTTCGACCGCTTCGACGACGACCAGCTCATGTCCATGTTCTCGGACGACGTGCCCCCGTCGTCCCTCTCGGGCGCCGTCCCGGCCTCCTCGTCGTCCACGCCCTCGGACCACAACAGCTTCAACGAGGACAAGCCGACCGATCAGAAGGCCAAGAACGAGTCGGAGGAGGCGCAGAGCGCGTGCAAGGAGGAGCCGCAGGCGGTGGCTCAGCCGGCCACCGGGACGGAGACAATCGTGGATCCCAAGAGGGTGAAGAG GATCTTAGCGAACCGGCAATCGGCGCAGAGGTCGCGGGTGAGGAAGCTTCAGTACATTTCGGAGCTCGAACGCAGCGTGACGACGCTGCAG ACCGAAGTATCGGCATTGTCTCCTCGAGTCGCCTTCCTCGATCACCAGCGATCGCTGCTGACGTTGGGCAATAGCCACCTGAAGCAACGCATTGCGGCATTGGCGCAGGACAAGATATTTAAGGATG CACACCAGGAGGCACTAAAGAAGGAGATCGAGAGACTCAGACAAGTCTATCACCAGCAAAACCTAAAGAAAATGGCACCGCCCACATCGGAACCAACCGTGAGCACAGAAAAAGAGCTGCTTAGCTGA
- the LOC135677820 gene encoding E3 ubiquitin-protein ligase ATL41-like gives MSTNVPSDGWLVYDESNNSYDLNTRILKTAVICLAAALVVMVFLHLYVRHFLLRRRRSGGLTTSHSLRFYVNNPANDEPSNEGLDPTAISALPTQPYRMAGERGGCQDEGRRAECAICLSAVEEGETVRALPSCKHLFHVGCVDMWLGSHSTCPVCRTAVDHPPNTTVDVDEASTVPPARDTQDPSERAPASQESTPSGRKDLVSASSRLSSSFRMMLSWERSTARRAQGQGLEDMERQ, from the coding sequence ATGTCTACTAACGTTCCATCCGACGGGTGGCTTGTCTACGACGAAAGCAACAACAGCTACGACCTGAACACGAGGATCCTGAAGACGGCCGTCATCTGCTTAGCTGCCGCCCTAGTCGTCATGGTCTTCCTCCACCTCTACGTCCGCCACTTCCTCCTACGTCGGCGCCGGTCCGGTGGCCTCACCACCAGCCACTCCCTCCGCTTCTACGTGAATAACCCCGCTAACGACGAGCCCAGCAACGAGGGGCTCGATCCCACTGCCATCTCCGCCCTCCCGACGCAACCTTATCGAATGGCGGGCGAGCGTGGCGGCTGCCAAGACGAAGGGCGACGGGCGGAGTGCGCCATTTGCTTGAGCGCAGTGGAGGAAGGGGAGACGGTGAGAGCGCTGCCCAGCTGCAAGCACCTGTTCCATGTCGGCTGCGTCGACATGTGGCTGGGCTCCCACTCCACATGCCCAGTGTGTCGGACGGCCGTGGATCATCCACCGAACACCACAGTCGATGTCGACGAGGCATCCACCGTGCCACCTGCAAGAGATACGCAGGACCCGTCGGAGAGAGCTCCGGCGTCTCAGGAAAGCACACCGTCGGGACGGAAGGACTTGGTCTCGGCATCCTCGCGACTGAGTTCGTCGTTTAGGATGATGTTGAGCTGGGAAAGGTCAACAGCGAGGAGGGCTCAAGGGCAAGGGTTGGAAGACATGGAGAGACAGTGA